The following DNA comes from Flavisolibacter ginsenosidimutans.
CGCGGCTTGCCAACTGAAAATTTAATTGCCCGCTACAACACGGTTTACCATGCACACGGTGGCTTTGTGATTGGTTCGGAGATGAGCGGTGGCGCAAGAAATTTGTACGTTGATAACAACACGTTTATCGGTACCGATATTGGTCTTCGTTTTAAAACTACCCGCGGCCGCGGTGGCGTGGTGGAAAATATTTTCGTCACTAACACCACGATGAAAGACATCGTGGCGGAAGCCATTTTGTTCGACATGTATTATGCGGCGCAAGACCCTGTTGTGCTGGCCGGTGAAAAACGCGAACCGCCAAAAGTAGAAACACTGCCGGTAAACGAAGGCACGCCGCAATTCAGGAAGTTTCTAATCAGAAACGTGGTTTGCAACGGAGCCGAAAAAGCCATCTTCGTGAGAGGATTGCCCGAGATGAACATTAAAGAAATTGAAATGGAAAACCTGGTCATTCAGGCCAACAAAGGTTTGGACATGACCGAGGCTACGGGTATTTCATTAAAGAACGTTCAACTGACTGTTAAGGAAACAGACCCGTTGATGAACATTCACAACAGCCAGAACATTAAGCTGTTCAACATTGCGTACAACAAAGCGGATGTATTACTGAACGTAACGGGAGAGAAGTCGAAAGGAATTGTGCTGAACGGTGTGGATGCGAAGAAAGCGAAGAAAGGCGTGGAAGTGAATTACGGCGCAACCGAGGCCGCGGTGAAGGTGATGTGAGTTAGGAGTTAGGAGTTAGGAGTTAGGAGTTAGGAGTTAGGAGTTAGGAGTTAGGAGTTAGGAAAATCATTCAAGATAGAACGAGATTGAGCCGTGGAAACGCGGGCACCGCAGGCGCCGCACAATTGCTGAATAGACTTACCGAACGTACAAGAGTGCGACGCAACAGACGCTCAATAGACAGACGAACCTCTGGCCCAAACTGAAGACAACATTATTGAACGACATGAAGAAACTTACAGCGATTTTTTGTTTGACGATTTTTTGCTTTTCCGCAAAGGCGCAGCCGGTGCATTCTTATGCGCAGGACCTGGCAAATACTGCCATTAAAATCTGGCCGGATTCCTTTTCGGTAAAACCCGGTAATCCCGCCAAATGGAGTTACGACCAGGGTGTGATTTTAAAAGGCATTGAGGGCATCTGGAACGCCACCGGCGACGGCAAATGGTTTCGTTACATTCAAAAGCAGATGGATTATTTCATCGGCGAAGACGGTTCCATCAAGGGTTACAAAACCACTGAACACAACATTGACAACGTGAACAACGGCAAGTTGGCGCTGTTGCTTTACGAAGTAACCGGCAAAGACAAATACCGCAAAGCCGCAGAGCTTTTACGGCACCAATTGGCAACACACCCGCGTACGTCGGAAGGCGGCTTTTGGCACAAGCAGGTTTATCCCAATCAAATGTGGCTCGACGGCCTTTACATGGGCGAACCTTTTTATGCGCAGTACGCCAAGGTCTTTGGCGAGGACTCTATCTTCAACGATGTAACGCGTCAGTTTGTGCTGATGGAAAAGCACGCAAGAGATCCCCAAACCGGTTTGCTTTATCACGGCTGGGACGAAAGCAAGCAGCAGAAATGGGCCGATAAAACAACGGGTCTCTCGCCAAACGTTTGGGGACGTGCATTGGGTTGGTACGGCATGGCGATGGTAGATGCGCTGGATTATTTTCCCGCCAATCACCCGGGTCGCAACGACATCATTAAAATCCTGAACCGTTTTGCGGCTGCTGTAACAAAAGTGCAGGACGCCAAAACCGGTCTGTGGTACGACGTGGTGGATAAACCCAAAGAGCCGAAAAATTATTTTGAAGCTTCCGCTTCTTCGATGCTGGTTTATACCTTGGCAAAAGGCGTGCGCAAAGGATACTTGCCGGCGAGTTATTTGAGCAACGTCACAAAGGGCTGGGCCGGTATTTTAAAAGAATTTGTCAAGAACGAAAACGGCCAGGTGAATTTGCACGGAACGGTTTCGGTTTCCGGTCTTGGCGGCAACCCTTACCGTGATGGCAGCTTTGCTTATTACATGAGCGAACCAGTGGTAGTGAACGATCCCAAAGGCATGGGTGCATTCATCAACGCGGCAAACGAAATTGAGTTATTGCAAGTGCCAAAAGTTGGTGCCGGCAAAACAGTCATGCTCGATAATTATTTCAACAACGAATGGAAGCCAGAACCCGGTTCTATCGGCAGAGCAGCTACAGGTGAAATGTTTAACACTGAATTAAAAAAAGAATGGAACAGCGTTCGCAGCATTCCATTCCATTACATCTGGGATGAACAAGACAACGACGGTTTTTCAACCTTGCGATTTGTGTTTGAAAGCTACGGGGCAAAAACCGCAACCTTGAAAGCAGCGCCAACAGCACAAAACTTAAAAGGCGCCAGCGTTTATATCGTGGTTGATCCCGACGATCAGAAAGAAACAACAAAACCAAACATCATTAGCGAGAAAGACGCGACGGCCGTTAGCAATTGGGTAAAAGCCGGCGGCGTGTTGTTGTTGCTCAGCAACGATTCGGGACACAACAACGTGAAAAGCATGAACGTGCTTTCGACAAAGTTTGGCATTCGCCTGAACGAGGATCTTTTCAATACGGTTGAAGGCAGCAAGTTTGAACAAGGCGTGGTTGATCTTTCGGCAGCATCCAACATTTTTTCAACCGCTAAAAAAGCTTACGTAAAAGAACTTGCTACGTTAAACGTTTCGGCACCCGCAAAAACAATCGTAACAAAAGGGGGTAAAAACATTATAGCAACCGCCACTTATGGCAAGGGAAACGTGTTTGTAATTGGCGATCCCTGGCTTTACAACGAATATACCGACGGCCGCAAATTGCCACCCGATTTTGACAACTACAAAGCCGCACAAGACCTGGCGAAATGGGCCTTGCTGCAAGCAAAAAAGAAATGAGTTTACGACGCCGGTTATATCAAGTCATAAGCGTTGCGGGCATCTTGCTTGCAACGTCGTCGTTTGCACAAAAGACAGTCGTCAACACGTCGGTAATCATTGTTGATCTAAACGGCAGTGGAAATTTTACGTCTATTCAGTCGGCCATCAACAGCTTGCCCGATTCGTCTGCAATGCCGCGAACGATTCACATCAAGCCGGGCCGTTACTACGAAAAAATATTCATCACAAAACACAACATCGTTCTTGAAGGCGAAGACCGCGAGACGACAAAAATTATTCAAAACATTGCCCGCGACGAATGGCGCTGCGATCACAAAGATGATTGGGGGGTAGCGACACTGAATCTTAGCGGCAACGACATCACCTTGAAAAACCTGACGATCGCCAACGATTATGGCTTTACCCAAAAAGAAGCCCGTACCGTAAGCTGCGCAAGTGATTCATCCGGTAAGAAAGTGATTACGAACAGCGGGCACCAGATGGCCTTGCGCAGCATGAATACGACGCGGTTGAAAGTGATCAACTGCCGCTTGAGTGCTTACGCAGGCGACACGGTGAGTCCGTGGAATCTGGTGAACGGTATGTTTTATTTCAAGGATTGTGTGATGGAGGGCGGCGTAGATTTTTATTGTCCGCGTGGCGATGCGTACGCGGAGAATTGCACCTTTTACGCAAACACAGGACCCGCTTCCATTTGGCACGACGGCTCAACAAACCCGGATTACAAAACGGTTTTAAAGAATTGCAAGTTTGATGGCTACAAAGGTTTCAAACTTGGGCGTTATCACAAAGACGCACAATTCTATTTGATTAATTGCAGCTTTTCTGAAGCAATGGCGAACGAAGACATTTATCTCGTGCCGACGAATAACGAGATTAAATGGGGGCGAAGGGTTTATTATTTTAACTGCCATCGCAAAGGCGGCGATTATGCCTGGCACAAAGACAATTTGCAAACAGCGCAAGGTTCGCCGGAGGCAAACACCATTAGCGCCGCGTGGGTTTTTGGCAATCGCTGGAACCCCGAAAAAATGTAAACGAGGAATTCGCGAAGCACGAAAGCCAAGGACAGAGAAGCACACCAATAAAATTATTTTGCACGAAGCAATAATGCAGAGGCAACCCAAACAACCGTAAACTTTTTGTATGATCTTATCTCGCTATACGCTACGAAACATAAGCCCGGAAAATGTGGCGATTCCGGAAGAAACGCTGTTTGATTTGCCGGAGAGAGTCCTGCAGTTTGGAACCGGTGTGCTGCTTCGCGGCCTGCCCGATTATTTTATTGACAAGGCTAATCGACAGGGCATTTTTAACGGTCGTGTTGTCGTTGTAAAATCAACCTCGCACGGCGACACGTCGGCCTTTGACAAACAAGACGGCTTGTACACCCTTTGCGTTCGCGGTTTGCAGAACGGTGAAAAGATTGAAGAGAACATTATCAATTCGTCCATCAGCCGCGTCCTTACCGCAACGGAGCAATGGAACGAAATATTGGATTGTGCGCACAACAGCCAGATGCAAATCATCATCTCCAACACAACGGAAGTGGGCATTCAACTGGTGCACGAAGACATTCGCCAAACGCCGCCGAAATCGTTTCCCGGCAAATTGCTGGCTTTTTTATACGAACGTTTCAAAGCTTTTGGCGGCAGTGAAAAGAGCGGGATGGTGATTGTGCCAACAGAATTAATTCCCGAGAACGGAACGAAACTTCAGGCAATTATTTTAGAACTGGCGCATTTGAACAGTTTGGAAGATTCTTTCATCGAGTGGCTCGAAGGCAGCAATCATTTTTGCAATTCGCTGGTAGATCGGATTGTTCCGGGCAAACCCGATGCGGCAACTTTGAAGGAACTGGAAGACGAATTGGGTTATACCGACGGCAACTTAAGCATGTCGGAAGTGTACCGCTTGTGGGCCATTGAGGGCGGGGAAGAAGTAAAATCTATTTTGTCGTTTGCACAAGCCGATGACGGCGTGGTGATTGAACCCGATATTGACATTTTCCGCGAACTGAAATTGCGCATGTTGAACGGCACGCATACGCTCAGTTGCGGTCTTGCTTATCTGGCCGGTTTTGAAACAGTGAAGCAGGCCATGGATGATGAAACGATGTCGGGTTTTATTGCCGACGTAATGCAAAATGAAATTGCGTCCAACATTCCGTATGACGTTGACCTTTCAACGGCGCAGGACTTCGGAAATAAAGTATTGGATCGTTTCCGCAACCCTCACATTCGCCATCAGTGGATCAGCATTACCATGAACTACAGCTCTAAGCTGAAGATGCGTTGCGTGCCCGTTTTGCTTCAGCATTATAAAAAAACATCTGCCGCGCCAGAGGCCATCGCTCTCGGGTTTGCGGCCTATCTTCTTTTTATGAAAGGGGTTACGGTTCGCGACGGAAAATATTACGGCGATTTGAACGGCACCTCGTATTTTATTCAGGACGATACGGCTGAAATCTTTTACAAACGCTGGGCAAAACTTTCGCCCGCTGATCTTGTAAAAGAAACCCTTCGCGATGCGGCTTATTGGGGCGCCGACCTGCACAGCCTGCCCGGCTTTGCCAAAGCCGTTACCGACAAGCTAAATTTGCTGTTGAACAGCGGCGCAAAAGCGGCCGTTATCGCAACAGAATCCAATAAAGAAAAGATTGCATAAGCTCACACAGGCTTTTGCAACAAGGAACAAACAATGAGCAGTAAAGTATTAAAAGTTCATCCATCCGATAACGTGATCGTGGCTTTGCAGGATTTGCCCAAAGGCGAAACCGTTCAATACAACGGCAGCACGTTTACGGTTGTGGACGACATTCCGGCCAAGCACAAATTTTTCGAGCACAACATGAACACCGGCGATGAAGTCATCATGTACGGTGTGTTGGTGGGCAAGGCGCAAAATGAAATTCCAATAGGTGGATTGATGACGACATCGAATGTAAAGCACGCCTCCAGCGGTTATGACTACCGCGGCGTGAAATACGAATGGAAAGCACCCGATGTGTCGAAATTCATTGGCAGAACGTTCAACGGTTATCACCGCAGCGACGGAAGAGTGGGAACAGCCAATTATTGGTTGTTCATTCCCACTGTGTTTTGCGAAAACAGAAATTTGGACGTGATTCGTGAGGCGCTTCACAACGAATTGGGTTACGCGGTTACGGATAAATACAAGCAATATGCACACAAGCTGGTAGAAGCGTTCAAGAAAGGTTCAACGGTTGATACGATTGATCTTGCGCCGGACAACAATCATCAACAGCGTGTGTTTAAAAACGTTGACGGCATTAAGTTTCTCAATCACCAGGGAGGTTGCGGCGGCATTCGTCAGGATGCGGCCGTTTTAAGCAAACTCTTAGCTGCTTACGCCGATCATCCAAACGTTAGTGGCGTAACGGTGTTGAGTTTGGGTTGCCAGAATTTGCAGGTGGCAGATTTTAAAAAAGACTTACAAGAACGCAATCCGAACTTCGACAAACCGCTTTACATTTTTGAGCAACAGCAAGTGGGCAACGAAGAAGTGATGATTGCCGAAGCCATCAAAAAAACCTTTGAAGGTCTTGTTGAAATCAACAAGCTTGAACGCAAACCCGCACCGCTTGATAAACTTACGGTTGGTGTAAAATGCGGCGGCAGCGACGGTTTCAGCGGCATCTCGGCCAATCCTTCTGTCGGTTATTGTTCCGATTTGTTAGTAGCCTTGGGCGCAAAAGTTTTGTTGGCCGAGTTTCCTGAACTCTGCGGCGTAGAACAGGAATTGGTTGATCGTTCAACGAGCGAACCGGTTGCCCGCAAGTTCATGCACCTGATGCATCGTTACGAAGAAATTGTGACGGCTGTGGGTTCCAGTTTCTCCATGAACCCTTCGCCGGGAAATATTAAAGACGGATTAATTACTGACGCCATCAAGAGTGCCGGTGCAGCAAAGAAAGGCGGCACGTCGCCGGTTGTTGACGTGTTGGATTACACAGAACCTGCGGTAAAACCTGGACTTAATTTGGTGTGCACACCGGGCAATGACGTTGAAGCGACAACCGGCAAAGCAGCAAGTGGTGCGACACTTATTTTGTTTACAACCGGCTTGGGCACACCAACCGGCAATCCTGTTTGTCCGACCATTAAAGTTGCGACAAACTCCAAGCTGGCAAGTCGCATGAAGGACATCATTGACATTGATACCGGCGGCGTCATTTCCGGCGAAAAAACCCTTGAGCAAATGGGTGAGGAGATTCTGGAGTATTGCATTAAGGCCGCCAGCGGTGAAGTGATTCCAAAAGCCGTTTTACTCAATCAAGACGATTTTATTCCGTGGAAACGCGGCGTCTCTCTATAACAACAAAGCAATGAAAAAATTTATCGGTAAAAACTTTTTGCTGAACACCAAAACGGCGGAGGAACTCTACCACGAGTACGCTGCGCCAATGCCCATCATTGACTACCACTGTCATCTTCCGCCCGACCAGATTGCGGAAGACAAGCAGTTCGAAAACCTTACGCAAGTATGGCTATACGGTGACCATTACAAATGGAGAGCCATGCGCACGAACGGTGTGCACGAAAGCTATTGCACTGGCGACAAGCCCGATTTTGGAAAATTCAAAAAGTGGGCGGAAACGGTTCCGTACACCTTGCGCAACCCGCTTTATCACTGGACGCACCTGGAACTGCAACGCTATTTTGACGTGCACGAAATTTTGAACGCCGACAGCGCAGAAAAAATTTACGAGGAATGTTCGGCCAAATTGCAAACAAAGGAATATTCGGTTCGCAACCTGTTGCGTAAGATGGATGTGAAAGTGGTTTGCACAACCGATGACCCAATTGATAACCTGGAACATCATCAAAAAATAAAAGACGAAGGAATAGACATTAAAATTCTTCCCGCTTATCGTCCCGACAAAGCGATGAACGTTGACGATGCGGCTTCCTTCAACGCTTATCTTTCTAAACTTGAAGCAGCGAGCAATACAAGCATTGCCTCGTTCAATGATTACCTTAATGCATTGAAAGCTCGCCATGATTTCTTTGCCACAATGGGATGCTCTGTTTCCGATCACGGGCTTGAGCAGGTTTATGCTGAAGATTACACCGATGCGGAAATTACGGCGGCATTCGATAAAATCCGTTCGGGTAAAGAACTCACAAGAGAAGAGAACCTGAAATTCAAATCGGCTATGCTACAAATTTTTGCCGTGTGGGATTGGGAAAAAGGTTGGGTGCAACAATATCACCTTGGTGCGTTGCGCAACAACAATTCCCGCATGATGCGTCAGCTTGGACCCGATACGGGGTGGGACAGCATCGGCGACTTTTCACAGGGCAAAGCACTGGCGAAATTTCTTGATCGTTTAGATACAAACAACCAACTCGCCAAAACCATTCTCTACAATCTTAATCCGGCCGACAACGAGTTGATGGCAACCATGATCGGCAACTTCAACGACGGTTCTACACCGGGTAAAATTCAATTTGGTTCTGGCTGGTGGTTCCTCGATCAAAAGGACGGCATGACGAAACAACTCAACGCACTCTCCAACATGGGTTTGTTGAGCAAGTTTGTGGGCATGCTTACCGATTCGAGAAGCTTCCTTTCGTTCCCTCGCCACGAATATTTCAGAAGGCTTCTGTGCAATTTGTTTGGTAAAGAAATTGAGAACGGTGAATTGCCAAATGATCTTGAATGGACGGGCCAAGTTATTCAGGACATTTGCTACAACAACGCTGCGAACTATTTCGGCTGGAACGAAGACAAAGTAAAAAATCAAAAGGCAAAAGTAAAAACAGAGTCTCCGGCGTAAACGCTTTTTGAATTTTGCTTTTTTACTTTTGAATTCTTAAACTAAAAACCACTCATAAACTCAAAAAAATCATGTCTAAAAAAGTAGTCACACTGGGCGAGATCATGCTGCGCTTGTCCACCCCGGATCACAAACGCTTTGTACAAGCCGATACGTTTGACGTTACCTACGGCGGTGGCGAAGCAAACGTTGCAGCCGCTCTTTGTAATTATGGTTTGAACGGAACCTTCGTTACCAAAGTTCCGAACAACGCTATTGGTCAATCGGCTATCAACCACCTGCGCCGTTACGGCGTGGACACGCAATTCGTTGCCCGCGGCGGCGACCGTCTCGGTATTTATTTTCTGGAAACCGGTGCGTCCATGCGTGCATCGCAAGTGATTTATGACCGTGCCGGCGCTTCTATCGCCGATGTTGACGCTTCCGAATTTGACTTTGATAAGATATTTGATGGCGCCGATTGGTTTCACACAACCGGCATTACGCCTGCGTTAAGCGATAAAGCCGCTGCTTTGACGGAAGCTGCGTTGAAAGCTGCAAAGGCAAAAGGCATCACGACATCAATTGACCTTAACTACCGCAAAAAATTGTGGAGCAAGGAGAAAGCAAGAGAAGTAATGACGAAGCTTTGTCAGTACGTTGATGTTTGTATTGGCAACGAAGAAGACGCCGATACAACGCTTGGCTTTAAAGCAGCGAACACCGATGTAACCAAAGGCGAATTGAACCTCGAAGGTTTCAAAGATGTGTTCAAGCAAATGAAAGAAAAGTTTGGTTTCAAATACATCGCATCGTCGCTTCGCGAAAGCCACAGCGCATCTGATAATGGCTGGAGTGCTTTGCTTTATGACGGCAATGATTTCTACCACACACGTCAATACGAAGTGCGCATCGTTGACCGCGTGGGCAGTGGTGACTCATTCGCCAGCGGTTTGATTTACGGTTTAGTAACGGGTATGCCGATGAAAGACGCGGCTGAATTTGGTGTAGCCGCATCTGCACTGAAGCACACGATTCCCGGTGACTTGAACCACGCAACCCTTGAAGATGTAAAAGGCCTGATGAAAGGCGATGCTTCGGGCCGCGTGCAACGTTAATTTGTTAATCGTTGATCGTTGGCCGTTGTCCGCATCCGATCATTAAATTGCCGGCCAACGATCAACTGTCAACGAACAACGATTTCTCAACCTGTAACAACAACCATCATGATCGTAGACAGTTTAGCCAATTCAGATAAATACGTTTCGCTTCACCCGCGTTTTGCCAAAGCATTTGAATTCATCAAATCGCAAAATCTGGAAAGCATTGAAGTCGGGAAGTATCCGATTGACGGTGCAGAACTTCACGCTTCGGTTTCTAATAAAGACGGCGTGAAAGCCGAAGACGCAAAATTTGAAGCGCACAATCATTTTATTGACATCCAGGTTTGTCCGGCGGGTTCGGAGCAAATTGGCTGGAAGCCGCGCAGCAAATGCGTTGATCCCAAAGGCGATTACAACGCTGAAAAGGACGTTACCTTTTTCAACGACAAACCCGACACGTATTTTTCGCTGAACGCCGGCCAGTTTGCCATCTTTTACCCTGAAGACGTGCACGCACCCATGATTGGCGAAGGCCCGGTAAAAAAGCTAGTGGTAAAGGTGAAAATTTAAACCGGTGTGGAGAAAAGACACCAACAAACAAACACGATGAACAAGAAAGAAGAAATACTTAAACTTATTCCTGAGCAAGGCGTATTGCCGCTGTTTTTTTACAAAGACACAGACGTCAGCATCGAAGTGTTAAGAGCATTGTATGCAGCCGGCATTCGCTCTGTTGAATACACCAACCGCGGCGAAGCAGCGTTGAAAAATTTTAAAGAAATGCGCAAAGTGTGCGATGCCGAATTAAAAGGCATGTACCTCGGTGTGGGAACCATAAAAAATGCCGATTCGGCAAAAGCTTTTATTGATGCCGGAACGGATTACATCATCAGTCCGGGATTGGTGGAAGACGCCATCAAAGTTGCCGATGAAAATGACATGCTCTGGGTTCCTGGTTGCATGACGCCAACAGAGATTATTCGTGCAGAACAATTGGGCGCAAAGCTGGTGAAACTCTTTCCAGGCAACATTTTAGGTCCTGCATTTTTAAGCGCCATCAAAGAATTGTTTCCGAATCTTCTCTTTATGCCAACCGGCGGTGTGGAAGCAGAAAAAGAAAACCTTGCAGGCTGGTTTAAAGCCGGTGTTTGCGCCGTGGGCATGGGCAGCAAATTAATTACAAAGGTATCTCTCGAAAACAAAGATTACGAAGGCATCAAGGCAGGCACGTTAAAATCATTAGCTTTAATTAAAGAAGTAAGAGGATAAGTCAAACCCGTCAAACGTGAGACGCGAAACCGTAAAGGTTTCATCACCTGAATCTCTTCAAGGTTTCAGGTTTGACGTCTCATGTTTCACTTCTCGCGATTGCTTCTATAAATTTTTTTGAATGGCCACAAGCACGCAGTCAAAATTAGTTCCCCCGGTTTCCCGCGATACGAAAGGCATCATCACGAAGTATCGTTGGCAGATTTGTGCTTTATTGTTTTTTTCTACCACCATCAATTATCTCGACAGGCAAGTGCTTTCACTAACGTGGAAAGATCATCTTGTTCCGGAGTTTCACTGGACGGATGCTCACTACGGCGACATCTCGGGTTGGTTTTCTCTTTTTTACGCTGCGTCCATGTTGTTTGCCGGCCGGTTTGTGGACAGGTTGGATACGAAAAAAGGATTTTTGTGGGCCATTGGCATCTGGTCAGTAGGTGCATGCATTCACGCACTTTGCGGCATTGCCACATCAGGAATTCTTACCGGTCATTGGCTGGTAAGTTTTGAAGGAGCAAAGGAATCTATTGCAACCTTCGACAAGGCAGCATTGGTAACCTCAACAAGTGTTGGCTTGTTCATCTTTGCCCGTTTTGTGCTGGCTTTGGGAGAATCGGGCAATTTTCCGGCGGCCATTAAAGCAACCGCTGAATACTTTCCCAAAAAGGACAGGGCACTTGCCACCAGTATTTTTAATGCCGGTGCAACCGTGGGCGCATTGCTGGCGCCCGTAACTATTCCTTTTATAGCCGAAGCCTGGGGCTGGGAAATGGCCTTTGTTATCATTGGTGCGTTCGGCTTTTTGTGGATGGGCTTTTGGGCCATGATGTACAAAAAACCCGAGGTGCATCCGCGGGTAAACAAGGCCGAACTGGAGTACATTCAACAGGACATTGTAACGCACAACCAGGTTTCAGAACCGGTTGTGGCCTTACCCAAAAAAATGTCTTTTGCCGACTGCTTCAAATACAAACAAACCTGGGCTTTTGCCTTTGGAAAGTTTATGACCGATGGCGTTTGGTGGTTTTATCTGTTCTGGACGCCGGCCTACCTGAAAGACATTTATAAAATGGATTCCACGCAGAGTGCCATTCCTATTTTTATTCTTTATGCCATCACACTTCTTTCCATTATCGGCGGATGGCTTCCCTCTTATTTTGTTGACAAGAAGCACATGAATCCTTACGAGGGAAGAATGAAGGCCATGTTAATCTTTGCCTTCTTTCCCTTGCTGGCTTTGTTAGCGCAGCCGCTTGGACAAACCAGTTTTTGGTTTCCTGTGATTATTATTGGCATTGCAGGTGCGGCGCACCAGGCATGGTCGGCAAATATTTTTTCAACGGTGGGAGACATGTTTCCCAAATCTGCTATTGCAACGGTTACCGGCATTGGCGGCATGGCCGGCGGAGTGGGTTCGTTCTTTATCAACAAAGGCTCCGGCACCTTGTTCACCTATGCCGGCAAAACGCAAATGCAGTTCATGGGTTTTCAGGGAAAAGAAGCGGGATACTTCATTATCTTTTCCATTTGTGCCGTAGCGTATTTGATCGGTTGGATTGTGATGAAGACGCTCGTGCCAAAATACAAGCCTAT
Coding sequences within:
- a CDS encoding beta/alpha barrel domain-containing protein: MNKKEEILKLIPEQGVLPLFFYKDTDVSIEVLRALYAAGIRSVEYTNRGEAALKNFKEMRKVCDAELKGMYLGVGTIKNADSAKAFIDAGTDYIISPGLVEDAIKVADENDMLWVPGCMTPTEIIRAEQLGAKLVKLFPGNILGPAFLSAIKELFPNLLFMPTGGVEAEKENLAGWFKAGVCAVGMGSKLITKVSLENKDYEGIKAGTLKSLALIKEVRG
- a CDS encoding MFS transporter, with translation MATSTQSKLVPPVSRDTKGIITKYRWQICALLFFSTTINYLDRQVLSLTWKDHLVPEFHWTDAHYGDISGWFSLFYAASMLFAGRFVDRLDTKKGFLWAIGIWSVGACIHALCGIATSGILTGHWLVSFEGAKESIATFDKAALVTSTSVGLFIFARFVLALGESGNFPAAIKATAEYFPKKDRALATSIFNAGATVGALLAPVTIPFIAEAWGWEMAFVIIGAFGFLWMGFWAMMYKKPEVHPRVNKAELEYIQQDIVTHNQVSEPVVALPKKMSFADCFKYKQTWAFAFGKFMTDGVWWFYLFWTPAYLKDIYKMDSTQSAIPIFILYAITLLSIIGGWLPSYFVDKKHMNPYEGRMKAMLIFAFFPLLALLAQPLGQTSFWFPVIIIGIAGAAHQAWSANIFSTVGDMFPKSAIATVTGIGGMAGGVGSFFINKGSGTLFTYAGKTQMQFMGFQGKEAGYFIIFSICAVAYLIGWIVMKTLVPKYKPIAEA